In Rhodanobacter humi, the genomic stretch AGGGGGAGGGGCGCGATCGCAAACAGGCTCTCGCCAGGCGCACACAAGGACCGGTATTCACCCATGCCACACGTCGATGCGCCAGACTCGATCGCATCCCGGTCGTCATGCAGCCACGGTCATTAGCTGGTAACGCCACGCAAGCAAATTGCTATAAAGTATGACAATTGACCCGATAACTCCGGGCCACGCAGCGCAACAAGGAGGACAGACACAGTGAAGCCCGTCATCGTGCGCAACCTGCATGGCCAGGTAGTCCAGGAGCTGGGCCGGCAGATCGTCGGCGGCGAAATCGCCCCCGGCGCAAACCTGCCGCGCGAAGAGCTGCTGGCCGAACGCATGAAGGTCAGCCGCACCGCCCTGCGCGAGGCGATGAAAGTACTGTCCGCCAAGGGCCTGATCGAGTCGCGCCAGAAGACCGGCACCCGGGTGCGCGACACCATCCACTGGAACCAGCTCGACGCGGACGTGCTGGCTTGGCGCTGCGCCTCGATGCCCACCGAAGATTTCGTCGAGAAGCTGGTGGAGATGCGCGAGGTGATCGAGCCCGCCGCCGCCGCCGCCGCCGCCCGCCGCCGCGACGCCGGGCAGCTGGCGCGCATCGAGACCGCCTACGCGGCGATGGCCGCCGCGACCGACCTGGAAGCCTGGTCCACGGCGGATCTGGCCTTCCATGAGGCCGTGTTGCGTGCCACCAACAACGAGCTGATGACCTCGTTGTTCTCGGTGATCGAAACCGCGCTGGGCGGCTACTTCCAGCTGTCGGCGAGCATCGCCGGCAACTTCAGCTACTCGCTGCCGCACCACCGGAAGGTGCTCGACGCGATCCGTCGCCGCCAGCCGGAAGTGGCGCGCCAGACGATGCAGAAGATGATCGCCGATTCGCGCAGCAACATCCGCCGCAACACGAGGAAGGCCTGAAGGAACCATGGCCGGCCTGATCGGACTCGACTGGGGCACCAGCAGCCTGCGCGCCTACCGCTACGACGGCACGGGCCGCATCGCGGAGACGCGCGCACGTCCCTGGGGCATCCGCCAGTTGCCGGCCGGCGGTTACGACGCCGCGCTGGCCGACATCACCGCCGGCTGGCCGGCGCTGCCGCGGCTGGCCTGCGGCATGGTCGGCAGCCGCGGCGGCTGGCGCGAGGCGCCCTACCTCGACCTGCCCGCCGACGTGGCGCGCCTCGGTGACGCGCTCGCCGGCCTGCGCGCCGCCGACGGCATGGACGTCCATCTGGTGCCCGGCCTGCGCGACCCAGACGGCCCCGACGTGATGCGCGGCGAGGAAACCCAGTTGCTCGGCGCGCTGGCGCTGCAACCGGAACTCGCCGCGGCCTCGTCCTTCATCCTGCCCGGCACGCACAGCAAATGGGCCGTGGTACGCGACGGCGCCGTGTGCGGCTTCCGCACCCGGATGACCGGCGAACTGTTCGCGGTGCTGCGCCAGCACTCGATCCTCGGCGCCACCGGCGTCGAGGCCGACGACGACGACGCTGCCTTCGAACGCGGCGTCGCCGCGGCGCGCGACAGCGGCGCGGCCGGCGCACTGGGCCGGCTGTTCTCCGCCCGCGCGCTGATGCTGGACGGCGCCCTGGCGCCCGCGTCCGTGTCCGACTACCTCTCCGGCCTGCTGGTCGGCGAGGAATTCCGCGCCGCGCTGGCCGACGGCCTCGCCCGCCGCGATACGCCGCTGCAGCTGATCGGCGACGCGGCGCTGTGCGAACGCTACCGCCGCGCCGCCGCGCTGTTCGATATCGACCTGCCGCCGCCCGTGCAGGACGCCGCCGCCCGCGGCCTGTGGCGGATCGCCGTGCAGGCCGGCATCGTCTCCGAGGAAATCCACGCATGCTGACCCCCTGGCTCAAGCCGCTGCCGCTGGTGGCGATCCTGCGCGGCCTCACGCCCGACGAGGCGGTGGCCACCGGCCACGCCATCGTCGAGGCCGGCTTCCGCATGCTCGAAGTGCCGCTGAACTCGCCACGGCCGATCGACAGCATCGCCAGGCTCGCCAAGGCGCTGGGTCCCGACGTGCTGGTGGGCGCGGGCACCGTGATGACGCCGGCCAATGTCGTCGCCGTGGCCGATGCGGGCGGGCGGCTGATCGTGATGCCGCACGCCGACACCATGGTGATCCGCGCCGCCAAGGCCGCCGGCCTGCTCTGCGTGCCCGGCGTGGCCACACCCACCGAAGCCTTCGCCGCGCTGGACGCCGGCGCCGACGCGCTGAAGCTGTTCCCCGCCGAGCAGTCCGCACCCGCCGTGCTCAAGGCCTGGCGCGCGGTGCTGCCGCGCGAGGTGCCCGTCATGCCGGTGGGCGGCATCAGCCCCGACAACATGGCGCCTTGGGTCGCCGCGGGCGCCGCCGGCTTCGGCATCGGCTCGGCACTGTTCGCGCCGGGTCGCAGTCTCGACGACACGATTCAACGAGCCCGCGCCTTCGCGCAGGCCTGGCATGACTTGGAAACACACGCATGAAGATCACCAAGCTCACCGTCTACAAGGTGCCGCCGCGCTGGCTGTTCCTGCGCATCGACACCGATGCCGGCATCACGGGCTGGGGCGAGCCGGTGGTGGAAGGCCGCGCGCACACCGTGGCCGCCGCCGTCGATGAACTGGCCGATTACCTGGTCGGCAAGGACCCGCGCCATATCGAGGATCACTGGAACGTGCTTTACCGCGGCGGCTTCTACCGTGGCGGCCCGGTGCTGATGAGCGCGATCGCCGGCATCGACCAGGCGCTGTGGGACATCAAGGGCAAGGATCTCGGCCGGCCGGTGTACGAGCTGCTGGGCGGGCCGGTGCGCGAGCGCATCCGCGTGTACTCGTGGATCGGCGGCGACCGTCCCGCCGACACGGCCAAGGCGGCGCAGGACGCGGTGGCGCGCGGCTTCACTGCGGTGAAGATGAACGCCACCGAGGAAATGCAATACGTCGACACGCACGCCAAGGTCGAACGCGTACTGGAAAACGTGCAAGCGATCCGCGACGCGGTGGGCCCGGACATCGGCATCGGCGTGGACTTCCACGGCCGCGTGCACAAGCCGATGGCCAAGGTGCTGATGCGTGAGCTGGCACCGTTCAAGCTGATGTTCATCGAGGAACCGGTGCTGTCCGAATACCTGGAATGCATTCCGGAACTCGCCGCGATCTCGCCGGCGCCGATCGCGCTGGGCGAACGCCTGTACTCGCGCTGGGATTTCAAGCGCGTGCTGCAGACCGGCGGCGTGGACATCATCCAGCCCGACCCCTCGCACGCCGGCGGCATCACCGAGACGCGCAAGATTGCCGCGATGGCCGAAGCCTACGACGTGGCGCTGGCGCTGCACTGCCCGCTGGGGCCCATCGCGCTGGCCGCGAACCTGCAGCTGGACGCGGTGTGCCACAACGCCTTCATCCAGGAGCAGAGCCTGGGCATCCACTACAACACCGGCAACGACCTGCTCGACTACATCACCGACCGCAATGTGTTCGCCTACGCCGACGGCTACGTGGCGATGCCGAAGGGCCCGGGCCTTGGGATCGAGGTGAACGAGGCCTACGTGGCCGAGCGCGCCAAGGTGGGCCACCAGTGGCACAACCCGGTCTGGCGCCACGACGACGGCAGCGTGGCGGAATGGTGAGCGCGATGGCCGACCGCTACGCCAGCTATCCCAGCCTGCGCGATCGCAGCGTGCTGATCAGCGGCGGCGCCACCGGCATCGGCGCCGCCTTCGTCGAGCACTTCGCGCGACAAGGCGCGAAGGTGGCCTTCCTCGACGTGGACGAGGCTGGCGCGCAAGCGCTGCTGGCGACGCTGAATGATGTGGCACATACGCCGCACTTCCTGCCCTGCGACGTCACCGATCTGGCTGCGCTGCAACGCGCGATCGTCGAAGCACGCGAACACCTCGGCCCCATCGCGGTGCTGGTCAACAACGCCGCCAACGACGTGCGCCACGCGCTGGCCGACGTGGACGCCGCCGCATTCGAGCGCAACGTGGCGGTGAACCTGCGCCATCAGGTGTTCGCCACCCGCGCGGTGATTCCCGACATGCAACGGCTCGGCGGCGGCGCCATCATCTGCCTCGGCTCCACGGGCTGGATGAAGAAGAACGCCGGCTATCCGCTGTACGCGATGGCCAAGGCCGCGGTGCACGGCTTCGTCAACGGCATGGCGCGTGAGCTGGGCCAGCAGCACATCCGCATCAACGCGCTGGTACCCGGCTGGGTAATCACAGAAAAGCAGCGCGCGCTGTGGCTGGACGCCGAAGGCGAGGCCGAGATCGCGCGCGTGCAATGCCTGCCCGGCTACCTGATGGCCGAGGACCTGGCGCGCATGGCGCTGTTCCTCGCCGCCGACGACAGCCGCATGTGCACCGGCCAGGATTTCATCGTCGACGGCGGCTGGGTATGAACGCGCCATCCGCTCCCATGCAGGTCATCGTGGAAGCGGGCAACGTGCTGGGCGAAGGCATCGTCTGGTGTGAACGTGCGCAGGCGCTGTACTGGACCGACATCCATGCCGCCACGCTGTGGCGGCACGTGCCCGTCAGCGGCGAAACGAAACAGTGGCGATTGCCCGAGCGACTCGCCTCGTTTGCGCTCTGCGAAACGGACGGCTGGCTGCTGCTGGCGCTGGCCTCGCGACTGGCGTTCTTCAGGCTCGCCGACGGCGCGCTGCACACATTGTGCGAGGTGGAACCGGAACTCCCCACGCGCTGCAACGACGGCGCCTGCGACCGCCAGGGCCGCTTCGTGTTCGGCACCCTGCACGAGCCCGTCGACGGTGGCGTGAAGCAGGCCATAGCCGGCTTCTGGCGCCTGGACGCCGGGCTCCGGCTGGAGAAGCTGCCGCTGGAAGGCGTGGCGATCAGCAACAGTCTCGCCTTCAGCCCCGATGGCAGCACGCTGTACTACTGCGATTCGCTGACGCGCACGATCCGCTGTTGCACCTACGGCGACACGCTCGGCCCCTCGCGCCTGTTCGCCGACCTGCGCGACGCGACGGGCGAACCGGACGGCTCCTGCGTCGACGCCGAGGGCGGGCTGTGGAATGCGCAATGGGGTTCGGGTCGCGTGGTGCGCTATCGCACCGACGGTGGCATCGACCGCATCCTGCCGGTGCCGGCCAGCCAGCCCACCCGCCCCGCCTTCGGCGGCGCCGCGCTGGACACGCTCTACGTCACCAGCGCCCGCGACGGTCTCGACGCTGCCACACTGGCGCGCGAGCCGCTGGCCGGCGCGCTGTTCGGCACGCGCGTCGGGGTGCGCGGCGTGCCGGAGCCACGCTTTGCCGGCACGCCGCCTGCGGGCGGTGCGCCATGAACACGGTCGATGCCCATGGAGGGTCTGGAGAAAACGTATCGCGGCTGTAGCCGCTCCGACGGTCCGATACGGTGTAGGAGCGGCTTCAGCCGCGACGGTTGTCCATCCAGCAACACCGCACGCACGCCATTCCACGGGGAGAGACTCATGAGCGCCACCACCGCACCACCCGCCGCCACGCACGGCAAGGCCACCGCCGTGTTCACCTGCATCCTGGCCGCGCTGGCCGGCCTGATGTTCGGCCTCGACATCGGCGTGATCTCCGGCGCGCAGCAATTCCTGCAGAAGGATTTCGGCATCGGCGACGACATGCTCGGATGGATCGTCAGCATCATGATGCTGGGCGCCGCACTGGGCGCGCTGGTGGCGGGCTGGCTGTCCAGCCAGCTGGGCCGCAAACGCACGCTGATCCTCGGTGCCGTGCTGTTCGTGGGCGGCTCGGTGCTGTGCGGCCTGGCCTGGACACCGCACGTGCTGATCGTCGGCCGCCTCGTGCTCGGCCTGGCGATCGGCCTCGCCAGCTTCACCGCACCGCTGTACCTGGCCGAGATCGCTCCGGAATCGATCCGCGGCGCGATGATCTCGCTGTACCAGCTGATGATCACCATCGGCATCCTGGTCGCCTTCCTCTCCGACACCGCCTTCAGCTACTCGGGCAACTGGCGCTGGATGCTGGGCGTGATCGCGATCCCCGGCGCGCTGTTCCTGCTCGGCGTGGCCTTCCTGCCGGAAAGCCCGCGCTGGCTGATGATGAAGGGTCGCCAGCCGGAGGCCGAGCAAGTGCTGCGCAAGCTGCTCGGCAGCAGCGGCGCCATCGCCAAGGAAATCGGCGAGATCAGCGAACAGCTGAAGACGCCGCAACGCGGCTGGCATCTCTTCCAGCAGAACCGCAACTTCCGCCGCTCGGTGGGCTTGGGTGTGCTGCTGCAGATCATGCAGCAGCTCACCGGCATGAACGTGGTGATGTACTACGCGCCGCGCATCTTCCAGGACATGGGCTACAACACCGAATCGCAGATGTGGTTCACCGCGATAGTGGGCCTGGTCAACGTGCTGGCCACCTTCATCGCGATCGGCCTGGTCGACAAACTGGGCCGCAAGCCGATCCTGTACATCGGCTTCGTGGTGATGGCGATCGGCCTCGGCGTGGTCGGCACGATGATGCACCTGGGCATCCACAGCCACGGCGAACAGACCTTCACCGTGGTCATGCTGCTGGTCTTCATCGTCGGCTTCGCGATGTCGGCCGGCCCGCTGATCTGGACGCTGTGCTCGGAGATCCAGCCGCTCAAGGGCCGCGACTTCGGCATCGGCTGCTCCACCTTCACCAACTGGGTGGCGAACTGGCTGGTGGGCCTTTCGTTCCTGCCACTGCTCAACGGCATCGGCCAGGCCGAGACGTTCTGGCTGTACGCCGCGTTCAACGTGGTGTTCATCGCGTTCACGATCTGGCTGGTGCCGGAAACCAAGGGCGTCACGCTGGAACAGATCGAGCGCAAGCTGATGGCGGGCCAGCCGCTGCGGCGGATCGGGCAGTGAATTGCCCGGTGCCGGGCTCGCGCGCTTGTTGCGACGGCACGCCAGCGTGGGGTCGCGGGCTGCGCGCCCAATGCCGATCCTCTCGATGCACTCGGTGATGGCGGCACTGCCGGACGACCGCTTCGGCACCCCGCGGGAAGACGGCAACGACAACCCGGACTGCGTCCGCTTCGACCTCGCCTGGCTGGGCGACTGCTGATTCGACGACATCCCGCCGGCCCAGGCAGACGAGGCCGGCAGCGCCGCGCGGGATTGTGTATGTCGTCGCAACTGCGCCAGTTCATGCCGCGAGTGGTGCACTCCGGAACCACGTCCGCCCTTTGCAGCATTCCCGCTGCCGATCCATTCGATGCAATCGCGCGCCATGCCCGCGCATCGTGACGCGGCCGCGATACGCGCCGTTGCGTTGCGACTTGACATGTCGTCGCTCAAGTTTTACATCATAAAATAATATTTAATGGCGAGCAGACGGCCCATGGAAACCACCCGCCGCAACGGGACAGCCGGAGGACCGATTTGCTTCGCTGCCGGTGCCTGCCTGGCGTTCGGCGGCATGGTGGACTTGGACCGCAGGTTCGACGAGCGGCTGCACACGCACCGTTTCGGCATGCAGCGTCGGCGCCCATCGCTTGTGCATGTGTTGACGCGCACACGCATCCATCGGCGCACGCCAGGGGGGATGCAGCCTGCAGGAAGCCGGGCCCCAGGGGCAAGGACGACGGCGCACGCCAGGCTTTTTTGATCACGATATGGGGAGAATCGCAATGAATCATCGTCCATGGGCCAAGCTCCTGCTGGCCGCTAGCGGCCTCACGTTCGCAGCCGCCATGCCCACCGACGTGCGCGCCGAAACCACGGCATCCACCCCGGCGGATCACCGCATCAGCTTCGACCAGTACAGCTTCCTCATCGACGGCAAGCGCACCTATATCTGGTCGGGTGAAGTCCACCCCTATCGCCTGCCCAGCCCCGATCTATGGCCGGACGTCTTCCAGAAGATGAAGGCGGCCGGGTTCAACACCGCATCGATCTATTTCTCCTGGGGCTATCACTCGCCGCGCGACGGCCAGTACGACTTCAGCGGCATCCGCAACGTCGACAAGCTGCTCGACGACGCGCGTGATGCCGGCATCTACGTGATCGCCCGCCCGGGCCCCTACATCAACGCCGAGGTCGACAGCGGCGGGTTCCCGTTGTGGATGACCGAAAAGCCAGTCAAGAACCGCAGCCCCGATCCCGCCTACCTCAAGCTGGCCGACCAGTGGATGACGCAGATCGACCGCGTCCTCGCCCGCCACCAGCTCACCAACGGGCGCGGCACGGTGATCGCCTACCAAGTCGAGAACGAGTACTACAACGGCTCGCCTGCAGGCCGCGACTACATGCAGCACCTCGAGGACAAGGCGCGCGCCGACGGCATCACCGTCCCGCTGGTTGGCAACCACGACGCGACCTTCGTCAGCGGCAAGGGCGCGGTGCAGGTCAGTGGTTCGGATTATTACCCGCAAGGCTTCGACTGCTCGCATCCGACGCAATGGAAGCCCGCCCCGGACTTGGCCGCAAATCACTTCGCCGGCGAACCGCTGTTCACCGCCGAATTCCAAGGTGGCGCATTCGATCCCTGGGGCGGCCCCGGCTACCCCAAGTGCGCGCAGCTGATCAACGACCGCTTCGCCAACGTGTTCTACAAGGAGAACATCGCGGCGGGGGCGACGGCGCAGAACTTCTACATGCTGTTCGGCGGCACCTCGTGGGGCTGGCAGGCGATCCCGCAGAACTACACCTCCTACGATTACGGCGCCGCGATCACCGAAGCCCGCCAGTTCGACCCCAAGTACTACGAGGACAAGCGGATCGGCTATTTCCTCCACGCGGTCGCGCCGATCACCAAGACCGATGCGCTGGCGCCCGACCGACTCGACAACCCGGTTCTCGTCGACCGCGCGCGGATCAATCCGGATACGGGCACGCAATTCCATCTCGTCCGCCACGGCGATACCACCGCGTCGACCGTCGAAACCACGCATCTCTCGCTGGCGCTGAAGGAAGGCAAGTTCGACATCCCGCAGCAGCCCGGCACCGCCATCGCCATCGACGGGCGCGACAGCAAGTTGCTGCTGGCCGACTACATGCTTGGCACAACGCGCATGGACTATTCGACCTCCGAGCTGATGACGAACGCTGCGATAGGCGGCCGCGACATCGCCGTGCTTTACGGTCGCCACGGCAGCGACGGCGAAACCCTGCTCGACTACGCCGCCAAGCCGAAGGTGACGGTGCTGTCCGGCAACGTGACGCAGCATTGGGGCAAGGACGGCCTGCGGCTGGACTACCGGCATGACGGCCTGGCGCGCGTGCTGGTCGACGGCGGCCAGCGGCCGCTGCTGCTGCTGATCGGCGACGACCAGGCCACGCAACGCGTCTGGCGACAGGACACACCGCAGGGTGCCGTGTTGCTGCTCGGCTCGCACCTGCTGCGCAGCGCGCACTACACCGACGGCACGCTGGCATTGACCGGCGATGGCGACAGCGATGCCAACGCGGAATTGTTCGCCGGCGACGCGACCAAGGTGACCTGGAACGGCCAGCCGCTCGCCGCCGCACACACTGCTTCGGGCAGCTTGGCCGTGAGCCTGCCGGTACCGCAACCGGTCACGCTACCGCAGCTCGATCACTGGACGCAGCGCGCCGGCGCACCGGAGATCGCCCGTGGCTTCAACGACTCTCAATGGCGCGTCGCCAACCGCACCACCACCAGCAGCGTCACCAAGCCCGGCACGCTGCCGGTACTGTTCGCCGACGATTACGGTTTCCATACTGGCAACACCTGGTATCGCGGCCACTTCACCGTCGATGCCACTCACACCGCCCCCACGGGCCTCAAGCTCGCGGTGAAGAGTGGCGGCGTCGCGGGCGCCTTCTCGGTGTGGTTCAACGGGCACTTCCTCGGCAGCGTGACACGCAACGAGCTCGGCGCGTTCGGCTTCCCCTCCGCGATGCTGGTGCCGGGCGACAACGTCGTCTCGGTCCTGACCGTCGACATGGGCCACGAGGAGGACTACAACTCCACCGGCGAGAACCGCACCGCGCGCGGCATCGTCTCGGCCGAGCCGCTCGGCGCCGACGCCAAGGCGATCACCTGGCGCCTGCAGGGCGCGCTCGTCGACGAGAGCCCGCAACGCGGCCCGTACAACTTCGGTGGTCTGTATGGCGAGCGTCAGGGCTGGCCGCTCAAGCCCGGCCCTGCCGCGGACTGGCAGTCCGCGACCCTGCCGTCGGACTCCGCCCAGCCCGGCGTGACGTGGTACCGCACGAACATCCAGCTCAGCCTGCCCAAGGGCCAGGACACGTCGCTGGGACTGGAGATCACGGATCCGCCGGGTCGGCATTACCGCGCGACGATCTTCGTCAACGGCTGGCAGATGGGCAACTACGTGGCCGAGCTCGGCCCGCAGCATCGCTTCCCGATTCCCAACGGCGTGATCGACCCGCACGGCAACAACGACATCACCATCGCCGTCTGGAAGACCGACGCCACACCCGGTGGCCTCGGCACCGTCTCGCTCATCAATTTCGGTTCGTACACGTCGCCGGTCGATGTCGGGGCGATCCGGTAAAGGGATGACATGTCTCGACCGCAGTCTCTGAAGGCGAACAACAGCACGCAACGAGCGCTTCTAGCCGCGCTCGCGACCGTCGCCCTGTGCGGGTCGGCGGTCGCGCAGCGCGCGCCGGCCAATGTCAGGCTGACCATCGACCTGAACCACCCCGGCCCGGTGATCGCGCCGGCAGTCGAAGGCCAGTTCGCCGAGAACCTCGGCCGCGGCATCTACGACGGCATCTGGGTCGGGCATCATTCGTCGATCCCCAACCGCAACGGCTATCGCACCGACGTGATGGATGCGCTGAAGGCGCTGCACGTGCCCGTGATCCGCTGGCCCGGCGGCTGCTTCGCCGACACTTACGACTGGCGCGACGGCGTCGGTCCGGACGCCGGGCGGCCCAGGGGAATCAACACCAACTGGGGCGGCGTCACCGACGACAACAGCTTCGGCACCAACGAGTTCATGGACTACTCCGTGGCGTTGGGCGCGGACGCCTATGTCTCGCTCAACCTGGGCTCGCTACCGGCTTACGATGCACGGCAGTGGGTGCAGTACATGACCGCCGGCGGCGATTCCGCACTCGCGCAGGAGCGGCGCACCAACGGTCGCGACAAGCCATGGACCAACCTGAAGTATGTCGGCTACGGCAACGAACTTTGGGGCTGCGGCGGCAACATGACCGCCGACTACGCCGCCAGCCTGTTCAAACGCTACGCCACGTTCGTGAACCCGGCGCCGGGCGCGCCCGACTTCGTCAAGATCGCCTCGGGCCCCAACGAAGCCGACTACGCCTGGACCGACACGATGATGCGCGGCGCGGCCAGGCAGATGGGTGCCATCAGCCTGCACTACTACACCATCCCGGGCCCCTCCTGGGAGCACAAGGGATCCGCGACCGGCTTCAGCAAGGACGAATGGGCGACGACGCTGAGCAAGGCGCGCTACATCGACACACTGATCGCCAAGCATTCGGCGATCATGGACAAGTACGACCCGGGCAAGAAAGTCGCGCTCGACGTCGACGAGTGGGGCACCTGGTACGACCAGGCGCCCGGCAGCCATCCCGGCTTCCTCTACCAGCAGAACACGTTGCGCGACGCCGAGGTGGCGGCGCTGACGCTGGACGTCTTCTTCCGCCATACCGACCGGGTGAAGCTCGCGACGATCGCGCAGATGGTCAACGTGCTGCAGGCCATGGTGCTCACCGATGGCGACAGGATGCTGTTGACGCCCACCTACCACGTCTTCCACATGTACGTGCCGTTCCAGGGCGCCACGCCCTACCCGGCGACGGTCAGCGGGCCCGATTACGTGGAAGGCAAGCACCGGCTGCCGATGGTCGATGCATCGGTCGCGCGCGGCACCGACGGCAGACTCTATCTCGCGCTGGTCAACCTCGATCCAGATCGCGGCGCGCATGTCGAGACCGGGCTGAACGGCACCGCCAGCGGTCAGATCCTGAGCGGACCGAAGATGGACAGCCACAACACGTTCGCGGCGCCGGACACGATTCATCCGGTCGCCTATGCCGGCCAGGCAGAGCACGGCAGCCTAGCTTTTGAATTGCCGGCCAAGTCGATCGCGGTCGTCGCCGTGGATGAGCCATAGCCATTGCAACGAGGTGTGCCCGGCTCGACGCCGGCACCTCGATGGGATGGCGC encodes the following:
- a CDS encoding alpha-N-arabinofuranosidase, with amino-acid sequence MSRPQSLKANNSTQRALLAALATVALCGSAVAQRAPANVRLTIDLNHPGPVIAPAVEGQFAENLGRGIYDGIWVGHHSSIPNRNGYRTDVMDALKALHVPVIRWPGGCFADTYDWRDGVGPDAGRPRGINTNWGGVTDDNSFGTNEFMDYSVALGADAYVSLNLGSLPAYDARQWVQYMTAGGDSALAQERRTNGRDKPWTNLKYVGYGNELWGCGGNMTADYAASLFKRYATFVNPAPGAPDFVKIASGPNEADYAWTDTMMRGAARQMGAISLHYYTIPGPSWEHKGSATGFSKDEWATTLSKARYIDTLIAKHSAIMDKYDPGKKVALDVDEWGTWYDQAPGSHPGFLYQQNTLRDAEVAALTLDVFFRHTDRVKLATIAQMVNVLQAMVLTDGDRMLLTPTYHVFHMYVPFQGATPYPATVSGPDYVEGKHRLPMVDASVARGTDGRLYLALVNLDPDRGAHVETGLNGTASGQILSGPKMDSHNTFAAPDTIHPVAYAGQAEHGSLAFELPAKSIAVVAVDEP